Part of the Halorhabdus utahensis DSM 12940 genome, GAGGGACGCGCGCGTGACTGCTGCCAGCCGATCAGCGGTGTCCGCGTCGAGTTCGTCGGCAGTCACCCGCCAGGTCCAATTGCCCTCGCCGGTACCCGGCTGGTTCAGTCGGGCATCGCTCCCGCGTTCGAGCAGATCCGGCACTGTCGTCATCGCCAGGGCCGCGTCGGAGTGCCAGACGGCCTCGATCAGATCCCAGGCGATCGAATCCCCGTCGGTCGCCAGCGCGTATTCGAGGCAATCGCGTTGCTCGGCCGAGAGCTTCTCGTAGAATCCCACCGCAGTGTCCGTGTCGTGCGTCGACGTGTAGCCGACGCAGTGGTCCGGATAGACCGTCGGTTTGTAGCGGTGGCCCTCCCGACACCAGTCGGCGTACTGCGGGACGCGCATCCCCGGAAACTCGAAGCGATCCCGGAGTGCAACCATGCTCTCGTCGAGAAAGCCCAGATCCTCGACGACGAACGGCAACTCCCCGAGTTCGGCCCGGATCGTCTCGAAGAAGTCCGCGCCGGGTCCGGGTCGCCACTCGCCGGCGGCAGGGTCGTCGGCGTCGGCCGGGATGGCCCAGTACTCGTCGAAGGCCTTGAAGTGGTCGATGCGGGCGATATCAACCAGCGAGAGCAGTCGGTCCAGCCGGTCGCGCCACCAGCCATAGTCCTCGGCCCGGAGCGTCTCCCAGTCGTAGACCGGGTTGCCCCAGCGCTGACCATCGTCGCCGGGATTCGGCGGGACACCCGCGACCGCGGTCGGCCCCCCCTCGTCGTCGAGTTCGAAGGCCTCGGGGTTCGCCCAGACGTCCGCCGAGTCCCAGGCGACGTAGATCGGGAGGTCGCCGACGAGTGAGATACCACGCTCGTCGGCCGCCGCCCGCAGCGCGCGCCACTGCTCGTCGAAGAGCCACTGGACGAACGCGTGATACCGGATCGCCTCGGCATGGGTCTCCCGCGCGGCCTCGAGTGCCGGAGGGTCGCGTCCGGCGAGGTCGGCCGGCCACTCGGGCCAGGGCACCCCGTCGTAGGCCGCTTTCAGCGCGGTGAACAGGGTATAGTCCCTGAGCCACGTGGCTTCGCGCTCACGGAACGCCTCGAAGGCCGCCCGGTCGTCCGCCTCGGCGCTCGCCTCGAACCCGTCGAAGGCCGCGCTGAGACGTTCACGCTTGAAATCAGTCACAGTGTCGTACTGGACTGTACGTGGGTCGCCCGGCGGGTTCTCGAGTGTTTCCTCGTCGAGCCATCCCCGTTCGACGAGGGCGGTCAGGTCGACGAGGAGCGGGTTGCCGGCGAACGCCGAGGGAGAGGCGTACGGCGAGTGGCCGTGGACGCCACGGGTCGGCGTGACGGGACAGAACTGCCACAGCGATTGCTCGGCACGCTCCAGGAAGTCCAAAAACGTCCGCGCGCCGTCACCGAGGTCGCCGATCCCGTGCGGGCTGGGCAGCGAGGTGAGATGCAGGAAAACGCCGCTTTGCCGGTCGAAGGACATGCGGGACTCTTTTCACGGGTGGGATAAGTTCCTTGCGCGGGAAGAGACAGTGCGTTTGCCGCCAACGGGCAACATTGTCTGACACTCTCGGGAGAACGGAGCCAACAGGTAAGTAAATCCATTCACAAGAACGCACCAGATGGTACCGAAGGTGCTGATGCTCGGCTGGGGATTCCCGCCGAACGTGAGTGGCGGTCTCGATACAGCTGTCGGGGAACTGTTCGAGCAGTTCGAACCCCGCGACGACATCGAGATCGAACTGGTATTGCCAGCCGAATACGCACCGGATCGCGACGGGATCTACGGCGTGCCGACGGGCGAGGGTGACGTCGCGGACCGCATCAACCGGCTCGCGGGCGAGTTCGCCGACC contains:
- the malQ gene encoding 4-alpha-glucanotransferase; this translates as MSFDRQSGVFLHLTSLPSPHGIGDLGDGARTFLDFLERAEQSLWQFCPVTPTRGVHGHSPYASPSAFAGNPLLVDLTALVERGWLDEETLENPPGDPRTVQYDTVTDFKRERLSAAFDGFEASAEADDRAAFEAFREREATWLRDYTLFTALKAAYDGVPWPEWPADLAGRDPPALEAARETHAEAIRYHAFVQWLFDEQWRALRAAADERGISLVGDLPIYVAWDSADVWANPEAFELDDEGGPTAVAGVPPNPGDDGQRWGNPVYDWETLRAEDYGWWRDRLDRLLSLVDIARIDHFKAFDEYWAIPADADDPAAGEWRPGPGADFFETIRAELGELPFVVEDLGFLDESMVALRDRFEFPGMRVPQYADWCREGHRYKPTVYPDHCVGYTSTHDTDTAVGFYEKLSAEQRDCLEYALATDGDSIAWDLIEAVWHSDAALAMTTVPDLLERGSDARLNQPGTGEGNWTWRVTADELDADTADRLAAVTRASLR